The Halococcus salifodinae DSM 8989 genome includes a region encoding these proteins:
- a CDS encoding rhodanese-like domain-containing protein, with amino-acid sequence MDEEIVPDELAGLLDADESVAVVDIRTAAAFSHGHIPGSENVPFEELPQRVEEFGDADRIVTVCPHGKASLKAAWLFQSAESTDDAAIQSLAGGLDAWDGDLEAAVDDGTAASGAPTADETATDAPF; translated from the coding sequence ATGGATGAAGAAATCGTGCCCGACGAACTCGCCGGGCTTCTCGACGCCGACGAGTCGGTCGCAGTCGTCGACATCCGGACGGCGGCAGCGTTTTCACACGGTCATATCCCCGGCAGCGAAAACGTTCCTTTCGAGGAACTCCCGCAGCGAGTCGAGGAGTTCGGCGACGCCGATCGGATCGTGACGGTCTGCCCGCACGGCAAGGCGAGCCTCAAGGCCGCGTGGCTCTTCCAGTCCGCCGAAAGCACCGACGACGCCGCGATACAGAGCCTCGCCGGCGGTCTCGACGCATGGGACGGCGATCTCGAAGCGGCCGTCGACGATGGAACGGCAGCCAGCGGCGCGCCGACTGCCGACGAAACGGCCACCGACGCCCCGTTTTAG